One Arcobacter sp. FWKO B genomic window, TCTTTGTGTAGTTTGGCTTTTGAGGTATTTAACTCCTCTTGAAATTCATCTCTTTGATTTTTGAGAGAATCTTTTAACCTTAAAGTATTTGCAATTTCATTATCTAGTTTCTCTATTTTTAACTTTAATTCCATCTCTAAAGTGGCACTTTTTTGGATAAGTTCATTGAGCTTAAATTTATCCTCACCATATGCTACTTTTGTTTTTTCTATTATATATTTTGGTATCCCATATCTACCAGCTGTCTCAAAAGCATAACTTCTTCCAATAGTTCCTTGCAAGAACTCATAAGTAGGCTTTTCATTGACTTCATCATAAAGTGCTGCATAAAGTTCTACTTCATTATTTCCACTAAGCATAGCAGCAAGGCGTTTATGGTGAGTTGTGATAATAACTTTTATATTTTTTTTGATAAGTTCTTCTATAATAGTATGAAATAATACTGCTGCTTCATCACTGTCAGTTCCTAATTCTATCTCATCAACACCAACTATATAATAATCTTTTGAAAACAGTGTACTAAATTGAACCATCCTACCAGCAAATGTAGAGATATCATTTTTTACATTTTGTGGGTCATCAAGTATTGCTTCTATATGTTTAAAGTGAGGTATTTGACTTTTTTTATTAGCTCGAAATGGAACAAGATATTTTGACATCAATACACTTGAAAGCAATGATTTAAGTACCATAGTCTTACCACCAGCATTTACACCTGTAAGCATTATTACTTTTTTTGAAAAATCTATAGTAATTGGCTTTGGGTGATGTAATGCAGGATGACAAAACTCAACTAAAGTATGTGTTTTTGAGTTAGTAGGTAAAATAAAATTCAAATCACCACTTCTTGAAAATGATATACGAGCTAAATAGTGATCTATTTTATCAAACTCTTTATTGATAAACTGTAAGAATTTTAGCCATTTATTAAAAGTAGAGCTTATCTCTTTTGATATTTTGTAAACAAGTTCTAATTTATGATTTTGTAAATCATCTCTTTTTTGTTTTAGCTCACTAATAGTATGAGGCACTACATAAAAAAATCCACCTTGACTTCTATCTACAATACTCCCTTTTAATATATGATTAAACCCTCCACGAAGAAGTAAAGCCTCATCACCATTTACAAGATGAATTTGATTGTCCACTAAGTATGGTTGGAGTTTTTGAGTATGTATTAGTTTTTGTAGATATGTTCTAATTTCTTCTTTATTTTTGTATAAAGCGTGATTTACACTATCAAGCTCTTCATTTACACCTGATTTTATCTCACCTTTATCATCAAAATATTCACTAACTTTTAATATCTCAGAAGGTATTTCAATCTTTTCAAACCAAGCAAAAAGCCCACCTTCAAATCTTTGTCTTTTAAGATATGCAAAATAATTAATAATCTTTACAAATTCATAAATCTCATAAATCTTAAGAACACCAAGCTTTTGAATATGCATAAGTTGTGAGTCAAGATTAGCTACTTTTGGGGCATCTTTGAAAGTATAGTTACTTAGTTCACTAATAAGCTTGTAGTGATATGATACATCACCTTCAAATATGATATCTTTTTCTCTAGCAAAAAAGCTTTTTAGTTTCGATATGTGTTGTTCTAAATCTAATTTATTTATAAGTTCTGTAATCTTCAAATCTTTCACCATTTTTTTGGTACTATTATATCCAAGATATGCTAAAAGGATAAACAATGCAATTAAATACACATTTGAAACTAAATAATTCACTAAACGGTGATGTAATCGAACTAAGACCAAATTATGCAAAAATATCACTCAAAACCACAGATACAATGAGATGTGACGATGAAGGGCTAGTTCATGGTGGATTTGCTTTTTGTGGAGCTGATTTTTGTGCTATGGCATCAGTCAATCACCCTTTTGTAGTACTAGCAAAAAGTGAAGTGAAGTTTCTAGCACCAGTAAAAGTAGGAGAAGTAATAGTCTTTGAAGGAAATGTAATGGCAAATGACGGCAGAAAACAAACTGTATCAGTAGTAGGAAAAGTAGCTGATAAAGAAGTCTTTAGCGGTGAATTTAAAACTGTTATTTTAGAAAAACATATATTATGTTAAAAAATCTTTTTGAGTCATTGCCAAGTATTTCATCAAAAGATGAAGATTTTATTACTCTTTTAGAAAACAAATCTATCAAAATAGAAAGGATTGTATCATCTGGACAAAGTTCAGAAGATGATTTTTGGTATGAACAAACTCAAAATGAGTGGGTAATAGTACTGGAGGGTGATGCAATTTTAAGCTTTGAAGATGGTGATTTGATTATGAAAAAAGGAGATTTTATAAATATCCCAGCTTATAAAAAACATCGTGTTAAAAGTACCAAAAAAAATAGCCATACCATATGGCTAGCTATCTTTTACAATTAATAATTACTTTTTTATATGTTCTACATATATCTTTTCAAGCTTTTCTCTAGCCCAAGGAGTCTTACGAAAAAACTTCAAACAAGAATTAATACTTGGGTCTTTTTTAAAACAATTTACATTAAGCTTTTGAGCTAATTTTTCCCATCCAAAAGAGCTTTGTAGCTCTTTTAAAATCATTTCTAGCGTAATTCCATGAAGTGGGTTATTTGAATTTTGATTTGACATTAGTTAAGCTCTTGTAGTTTGTTATCATACTCAAGGGTAAGCTCATCAAGTTTGTATTGAATACCACTTAATACCTCAAACTTTTCTTCAATCTCTTTTTCATATTTTGTAATAGTTCTTGAAAGCTCTAAAACTTTTGTATTATCTATTTTATTTGTAGCTTCTACAAGTGCTGATTTTGTAGACTCCATCATATCTTCAAGCTTTACGATTTGGCTTTCAATATTTTCTATCTCTTTTTTGATAGGACTAAGTGCCTTACTTTTTTCTAGTACAAGAGCAGCTCTTAGTTTTTTGAGTTCAGCCTTGTTTACTTTTGGTTTTTTTGGTTTAGACTCTACAGCTTCATCTTCCCAACCTATTTTTTCCAAGAACTCATCATATGTACCATCAAAATAAGTAGCTCCTACACTTGAAAATACTATTAATCTATCACAAGTAGCCCTAAGTAGCTCTTCAGAGTGTGTTACTATTATACTTGAGCCTTCAAAACTCTGGATTGCTTTTGTAAGTGCCTCTATTGAGTCCATATCAAGGTGGTTTGTAGGCTCATCTAGGAACAAAAGATTTACCTCTTTTGCCAAAATCTTACCAAGCATTACACGGCTTTTTTCTCCACCAGAAAGTAGTGATATTTTTTTCTTAGCATTATCACCACTAAACATCATCAAACCACATATATTTCTAACCATTGCTTCACCAAGCTTTGGATTTACAGAATATATCTCATCAATTATTGTATTTTTTGGATCAAGGTGTGAAATATTTGTTTGCCCAAAATGTCCAAAAACAGTAGAACCATTATATTCAACTTCTCCACTTAGAGGTTTTAATTCACCTGCTATTACATTAAGAAGTGTTGATTTACCTTTACCATTTTTACCTATAATACCAAGTGTTTCACCTTTTTGTAAAGTAAAAGATATATTAGAAAATAAAACATTATCAGGTGTGTATCCAAAACTAACATCTTTCACATCAAGAAGTACTTTAGCTGGAGTTTCTTTATATTTAAAATCAAATTTCAGACTACTATCATACCCCAAATCTTCCAAAATATCCATTTTTTCAAGTTGTTTCACTTTTGATTGGGCTAGAGCTGCTGTTGATGCTCTTGCTTTGTTTCTAGAGATAAAATCTTCAAGCTCTTTTATCTTTTTTTCTTGAGCAATTTTTTGTTTTTCATAGTGTTCTTCATTTGATGCTAATTGCTCATAAAACTTGTGTGTGTCACCTTTAATAAAAAACAAATCTTTTCTAATAATACCCATCGTATGAGTAGTAACACTATCCATAAAATCCCTATCGTGGGTAATAAGTATCACTTCACCTTCAAAAGCTTTTAAAAACTCTTTTAGCCATCTAAGTGAAACTATATCAAGGTAGTTTGTAGGCTCATCAAGCAAAAGCATATTTGGCTCTGTTAGAAGTAACTTTGCAAGATTGATTCTGATTTGATACCCACCAGAAAAGGATAATGGATCTTTTTGTAAATCTTCATGGGAAAATCCAAGACCAAAAAGTATTTTTTCAACTTTATATATATTATATTTATCATCTTCACTAAGAGCAAGTGCAGTCTCATCAACTAGAGTCTTTTCACTAAAATGTAAATACTGTTTTAAAGCCCCTATCTTATACCCTTTTGGTATAACTATCTCTCCACTATCAGCTTGTTCTTCACCAAGTATAAGCTTAAAAAGTGTAGATTTACCACTACCATTTCTCCCAACTAGTCCTATTTTATTGCCATAATTCATTCTTAAATTTATATCACTAAAAAGTAAATTATCAGCAAAACTTTTTGTTAAATTTATAAGTTCTATCATATTTCTCTTTTATCTTTTATTTTTTCGTATTGTAGCAAAAAGTTGCTTTTGGAGTGGATAAGTCGTAAACAGTGAATTTTTGGAACCCCAGATTCATCTAGGCTTGTCTTGAAAGATTACCAGATAAATCTGGCGTTCCAAAAATAAAAGGAGAACTTTTGTAAAAGTAGCTATTTTATAGCTACTTTTACTCGCAAACTACCATCATAATAGTGTTATTTCTTTGTATATAAACTCTTTTCTTACCTTTATAAGTTTCTAGTGCTTTATTTAGGTCTTTAAAACTTGATATTGGCATATTTTCTATTTGTATTATCATATCATTTATTCTAAACCCTTTTTGTGCAGCTTTTGAGTTCGGTTCAACTTCTATTACTACCACACTACCATCTGCTTCTTTAACTTTAAGTCCATTAAATAAATTTCTTTCACCACTAACACTTGCTACTTTATCGTCATCAAGCTTTGTAAGTGTTGCATTTGTTATAAGTGTTTTTTTATCTCTGATATACTTAATAGAAATATTTGTATTTGGTACCATCATACCTATACGATTTCTCAAATCACTAGCATCACTTACTGGCTTAGAGTCTATTTCTATGATTAAATCACCCCTTTTTAGTCCAGCTTTTTGTGCAGGTGAATCTTTTTGGATATCCATTACAAGTGCACCTGATTTGTTTTGATAAAACTCTTTTAAATCAGCTGTCACATCACCAATGCTAACTCCAAGATATCCTCTTTTTACAACACCATCTGTTACAAGTGCTAAGGCTATTGTTTTTGCCATATTAGAAGGGATTGCAAAACCAATACCCACATTTCCACCACTTCTGCTTATAATTGCTGTATTGATACCTACTAATGCACCTCTACTATCTACCAATGCTCCACCGCTATTTCCAGGGTTTATACTTGCATCTGTTTGGATGTAGTTTTCATATGCATTTATCCCAAATCCACTTTTATTTAAAGCTGATACTATACCACTTGTTACCGTTTCACCTACACCAAAAGGGTTTCCTATAGCAAATACCACATCCCCTTCAAGCACATTATTTGAATCAGCAAATTTTATAAAAGGAAGATTCTTTTGTTCGATTTTAATAACTGCCACATCACTTTTTGGATCATTACCTATCAATTTTGCCTTGTGTTCAGTTGTGCTATCTCCTGCAAGTGTAATAGTAATTTCATCTGCACCATCAACCACATGAGAGTTTGTAACTATATACCCATCACTACTTATAATAACTCCACTACCAAGAGATCTTTGTACTCTATCTTGAGGTACAACATCACCAAATCCACGAAAAAACTCCCTAAAAAATGGATCATTAAAAAAAGGCATTTGCCTAATATCAGCTTGTTTTACTGTTTTTTGTGTAGAAATATTTACTACAGCTTTTTTTGCATCTTTTATAGAATCATAATAAGATACTACTACATTTTGTTTTGGTATTTCTCTTGTGAAATCTTTTGAAGCATCTTCAATTTTTAATGCACTTAGATGTGTGCTTAAAAAGAGTGCCGTTACCAATGCTAAGAATAGTTTCATTATTTACTCCTAAATATTTAAGATAAGCTCTTGTATTTTTTGGAATTTTATTTACCCTACAAAGCTCTTTAAATTTTTTATCCAGTATCATATCATTTTTTGGACAAATCCATATTAAATTGTCTTGTAAAGTAATAGAAAATAAGTTTTTAATAATAATTTCTTTTTGTTTTAAAATCTCTTTTTTCTGTAAACTACTTAGTATTATTTTTCTTTTTTTAAGCTCATTATCAATAATCCTAAGAGCCATATTAAAATCACCATCATATCTAAAGAGAACTAACTCTTGAAGTCTATATTCTTCTATCTTTTCTTCATCATAAATCACTTTTAAATCAGCCCTTAAATACTCAAAACTTTTTTTAATTCCATTTGAAAACTCACTAATAAGCTCATTTGCAAACTTGCTTCTAAAATAGTTCCTTTTATATTTTGTATCTATATTTGAACTATCCACAAAATACTTAATATCTCTTTGATGGAGGTATTTTAAAAGCTCATCTTTTGTGTAGTCTAAAATAGGTCTATGGATTTCATAACCATCTCTTTTTGTTATCTTATGTAGTCCTATTAGCTCTTTCAATCCTGCACCTTTACTTAACTGCATCAAAAACCACTCAAGCTGATCGTTAAGCTGATGTGCTGTTATAAGTGTTGTATATCCGTGTAACTTGATAAGTTCTTCAAAAAAATCATATCTCACTTTTCTTGCACTTGCTTCAAAGTTTGAACTATCAAGTTGTACCTCTTTTACAAACACTTTTTTATTATATTGGCTAGCTAACTCTTTTGCATAAGCAACCTCATCTTTGCTTTGCTCTCTGATACCATAATCCACTATTGCAATATCAAACTCTACGCCCTCTTCAAGTAACATAAAAAAAAGTGCAGTTGAATCTACACCAGCAGAAAATGCAAGTAAATGTTTCATTTAAACAAGCCTTTAAAAGGGTCAATAGAAGCGATATTTGAAGCTACCGTTGTGACTTTACCCACTTGTTCTTTTCCTGTGCTGTCTATTGGTTTTATTTTATTACCAATACTCAAAGTATCATCACCTCCTACAGAAATATTGCCATAGTTTTTCAAGCTTTGTTTTGCTTCAATTAGCTGTAATAACTCATCTAAATCTATCTCGTCTAAATGTTCTTGTAGATTTTTTACAGTTTCTTTATCGATATCATGATGAAATAGCTGTTCAATAAGTTCTATTACTTTAAATTGATGATATTGCATAGCACGGTTTTCTAAAGTATCCTTGTCAATGCCATTTATATACCCCTCAAAGATTGAATAAATAGCATCTTTTAAAGAGTATTCTTTATTATTCTTTGGTGCATATGATGATATAGGATTTATAATAGTTTTTTGTGGAGGAGTTTCTAGTTCTTTGATTTCTGTATTAAATTTATCAAACAAAATTTCTAAGTCATTTTCCAAACTACTCATTCCATAAAATCTCAGTAAAAATTGGTTATCTCGATATGGAAGATTTACATTCTTTTGACTTACAATAACGGTAATATCACTTCTAACACTATTGATTACATAATCCCTTTGAAATACTGTGTAAATATGAAAAGTTTTATATTTAATGTCACTTTGTTTTAAAAAATCACCAAGAACTTTTTTTTGTATATCATCAAAGTTCAAATCAACAAAGTGTATAGTAAGTGAATACATATTTTTCCTTTACTCTTTACCCTTTCAATATTGTTCCCAAAAGCTTATCCCCTACCATTTCAGTAATCTTAGCTTGATAAATCTTACCATAAACTATCTCTTCATCTATATCTTTATCGTTTATTAGTATCTCACCGTCTATTTCAGGTGCCCATAAAAGCTCTTTAGCACTTAGCAAAAACTCATGCTCGTCACTTATTCCATCCACTACCACATCTACCACTTTACCGACCTCTTTTTTCAAAGACTCTTTTGTAGATTTTGCTATGATTTTACCTAGTTCTTTTGCTCTTTTGTCAATGATTTTGGCATCTATTTTTTGCTTTGATTTGATAGCACTAGTTCCTTCTTCATCACTATAACTAAATACATTTGCTCTATCAAACTTAAACTCTTTTACAAAGTTTTTCAATTCTTCAAAGTCCTCTTCGCTCTCCCCTGGATGACCTACTATAAAGGTGCTTCTTATAAAGGCATTTGGTACTTTCTTCATCTCATCCAAAAGCTCTTTTATCTTATCACTTCCCTTGCCTCTTTTCATCACTTTTAGCATATTTTGTGAAATATGTTGCAACGGCATATCAAAGTAGTTATGCACTACTTTTGAGTTAGCTATTTTTTTAATAAGTTTTTTTGTAGTTGTTGATGGATAAAGATATAGTATCCTAGCACTTTTGATACCTTCTATACTATCTATCAAATCTATAAGTTGCTCTAAACCATCATTTATACCATGGTCTCTTAAGTAACTAGAACTATCTTGACTTACAAAACTAAAGTCATAAAACCCTTGATTTACAAGTGAAGTAAGCTCTTTTCTTACAGACTCCAAAGTACGACTATAAAGCTTCCCTTTAAAAAGCGGTATAGCACAAAAAGCACATGATTGATTGCACCCTTCACTTAGCTTTATATATGCGTGGTAGTTTGAATTTGTCACTACCCTTTGTACTTCATCATTTGCTAAAAATACCTTTGGACTAAACTGACTTCTTTTTTGTTCTACAAGCTCATCTATCACATCATAATCACCAACACCAGTAAATATATCCACTTCTTGTAGTTCATTAGATAGCTCATCTTTATATCTTTGAGACAAACACCCAGCCATTACTAGAACTGAACTATCTTTTCTTTGGTCGTGTAGATTGAAAATAGTATTTAAACTCTCTTCTTTAGCACTTTCTATAAACCCACAAGTATTGACTATTATCAAATCAGCTGCACTAGCATCATCTATTATTTCATAATCTTTAAGTCGTCCTAACATCACCTCAGAATCAATCAAATTCTTAGTACACCCAAGACTAACTAAATGTAATTTTTTACTCTTCATCTTTCAACCTTATTATAAAAAAGGAACACCAGTCTTTGACTGGTTTATTTAAAGACAAGCCCAGTCATAGACTGGGGTTCCTTCGCCCTTTATCCTTCAACCTTAACTTATATCCAAATATTATCTATAAGCCGAGTCACCCCAACCCTTGCAGCCACAAGTATAATAGAATTTTTAACCTCTATTTTTTCTATTTCATTAAACTCTCTATTTACAAAAGCAATGTATTCCACATCAAGTTCACACAAAATATCACTCATAAATGTTTTTAATACTTTGACATCAAACTCACCCATCCCAACTTTTTTTGCTGCACTTTTTAGAGACTTTGATATAGCAAGAGCTTGTTGTCTTTGCTCAGGAGTAAGATACACATTTCTACTACTTAGTGCTAATCCATCGCTATCACGCACTAGCTCACAAGGAACTACATTGATATCCATAAACAAATCTTTTACCATTTGCTGTATTAGGACAAGTTGTTGAGCATCTTTTTTGCCAAAGTATGCGTTAGTTGGTTTTACAAGATTAAACAGCTTACATACTATTCTCAAAACTCCATCAAAATGACCAGGACGGATAAACCCTTCAAGAATATACCCTTTTACACTAGGAGCTAACATTTTAACTTCATCATCGCCATACATATCATTGATATTTGGCATAAAAAGCACATCAACTTTTGCTAATTGGCATATTTTTTTGTCCACTTCGTCTCTTCTTGGATATTTATCCAAATCTTCCCCTGCCAAAAACTGCGTAGGATTGACAAAAATAGAAACCACTACCACATCATTTTCATCACGAGAACGCTTTATAAGACTTATATGCCCATCATGCAAAGCCCCCATTGTAGGAACGAACCCGATAGAGTTATTCTTATATTGTTTTAAAACTTCTCTTAATTCATCAACTGTTTTTACTATTTTCAAACTATCACCTCTAAAAATTTATAACCTTAAACCACTCACTAAAAGCTATAACCTAACATTGTCATATTTATATATTATTCTCTCAGCTATATCAACCATCTTAATATTCATAGCTTTATATGCCACATCTTTAGTATTTACAAACATCAAATCATAAATCTCCCCATATGTAAACAAAGAGAAATACAAATATTCTTTTGATTTACTTTCATGCCCAAGCTCCAAAAACCAAGTAGCAAGTAGCGAAAAAAGCAAAACTGAAGGGTTAAATGGCTCACCCATATTTAACTCTTTTGCAATAAGTTTATTTAAATACTCAAAATGTTTCATAACAAGTCTAGCATGAATATTTGTACCACTTGTATAAAATTCATCTTTATGTATTGATTTTACTATTTGAGTATAAAGCTCATAAGTTTTATTCTCAACAATTTGTGTAGTATTTTCATCTACAAAAAATATTTTCTCATTATTATTGATATAACTTTTTATAAGCTCTTTTGCAAAAAGCAACAATGCTTCAGTTTTTATTTTTGAAATATTTAATATCATTTTGCTTCCTCATAGGGTAAGTATATCAAAAATTCAGCTCCATTATATTCTTTTTCATCTATCAAAGTTGTTGTATTATGTACTTCTATTTTACCTTTTAGATGTTTGACAACTATCTCACTAGTCATATAAAGTCCTATTCCTGTACCTTGACTTTTATGTTTTGTAGTGAAATATGGTTCAAATATTTTATCTACTATATCATCACTTATTCCGCCACCTACATCTTTTATGGAAATGACTACATATTTTTCTTGTGTATATGTTGAAATAAAAATTTTTCTAATCTCAGGAGAAGTGGCTATAATAGCATCTTTTGCATTATTGATAATATTTATCAATCCTTGTGTTGCTTCATTTAAAAGCCCTTTTATTTTTTTGTCATCAGTTATATTAAGTTCTACTTTTATATAGTGATTTTTTAGTGATGAATCCACTATTTTTAGTGAGTTTTCAATAAGATTCTTTGTTGTAAAGATTTCAACAGTTTTAGAACTTTTAAAGAAATTCCTAAAGTCATCTATAGTCTTAGATAAATAGTTTGCATTATTTATAATTGAGTTATTAAAGTCTATAATATCTTCTTTTGTTAAAATACCATATTCATCTTTTAACTGAAGTGCACTTGAAGCTGTTGTTATAGCACTTAGAGGCTGTCTCCATTGATGAGCAATATTACCTATCATCTCACCCATTGATGCCATTTTTGACTGTTGAAACAACATTTGTTCTCTAGCTGTATTTTCCTCTTCATTTAATTCATAATTTAATACATTTGCAAAAATTGATTCCAAAGGTTTTAGTAAATAAGAGTGTTCTACATCACTACTTAACTTTACTTCATAAAATTCAATAACAAGTATCGCCATTCTTGTCTCTTTAAAATTTATAGGCAATACTATAAATGCTTGTACATCATTTTCCATAGCGATATTACACTCTTGTATAATATCATTATCATTCACATCTTTTACAAATATAATATCTTTAGAATTTTTTAATAAAAACTCAGATATACACAAACATTTATCACATAACCCATCTATATTACATTTGTGCCCATAGCTATATTTTGGTTTTACAGATTGTGATTGGACAAAAGTTTGAAGCACTACTCTTCTTGCTTGTAAAGATCTAGTCAAAAGCTTTATTGCAGATTTTATTTGAAGATCAAAACTTTTATCATTCAAAAAAATTGTAGATACATTTGCCACTAACTTATCATAAAACTTTCTTATTTTAATCTCATTTTCATTATTCTTTATAGATGTTGCCATCGATGTTATTGAAGTTGCAAGTTGCTGGATAGTAACATCATTATTCTGTGGTAATTGTATATTTATATCATAATTCTTATTTTGTATTTGCAAAATAGCTTCTAGTAGATTTGACATAGGTTGCAAAAACTGCTTTTCTATTAGAAAGTAGACAAAAGGAAGTACAAGTAAAAATGCTACTATTATAGTCAAAAATAGACTAAAAATACTTGATTTTATCTGCTCTAAAAAAGCTTCTTTTGATATAGCATTTACAAATACTATATTATATTCATCAATACTATATACAAATGATTTAATAAAATTATCATCATAATCCACTAAACTTTTAATACTTTGTTTAATCGTTTCACCATTATCTAAGGTAATATATTTAAAGTTTAAATCATTAAAATATATATCAATGGTAGTTCCAGTTTTATCGGAAAATTTTTTAATCATCTCTTCATCTAAGTGTCTAGTAAGTTTTATATATCCAACAATCTTATCAAAACTCTTAACTTCAATAGATTTACTTATACTTATAAATGG contains:
- a CDS encoding endonuclease MutS2 encodes the protein MTELINKLDLEQHISKLKSFFAREKDIIFEGDVSYHYKLISELSNYTFKDAPKVANLDSQLMHIQKLGVLKIYEIYEFVKIINYFAYLKRQRFEGGLFAWFEKIEIPSEILKVSEYFDDKGEIKSGVNEELDSVNHALYKNKEEIRTYLQKLIHTQKLQPYLVDNQIHLVNGDEALLLRGGFNHILKGSIVDRSQGGFFYVVPHTISELKQKRDDLQNHKLELVYKISKEISSTFNKWLKFLQFINKEFDKIDHYLARISFSRSGDLNFILPTNSKTHTLVEFCHPALHHPKPITIDFSKKVIMLTGVNAGGKTMVLKSLLSSVLMSKYLVPFRANKKSQIPHFKHIEAILDDPQNVKNDISTFAGRMVQFSTLFSKDYYIVGVDEIELGTDSDEAAVLFHTIIEELIKKNIKVIITTHHKRLAAMLSGNNEVELYAALYDEVNEKPTYEFLQGTIGRSYAFETAGRYGIPKYIIEKTKVAYGEDKFKLNELIQKSATLEMELKLKIEKLDNEIANTLRLKDSLKNQRDEFQEELNTSKAKLHKEYQQAINEARAAIKAKDVSESHRYLNAASKFVKNVETPQIKEDVVFEVGDMVKYKSSKGEILSIKGEKAFVDIDGIKMQVFLKELKKSGVPKTTPKQKPKTTLNVEKPTNAGVSLDLHGLRSDEAIEQLDKFISDCLIAGFDEVLVYHGIGTGKLSFAVKEFLRTHPKVKSFTDAHPSQGGFGAKVVKL
- a CDS encoding thioesterase, with translation MQLNTHLKLNNSLNGDVIELRPNYAKISLKTTDTMRCDDEGLVHGGFAFCGADFCAMASVNHPFVVLAKSEVKFLAPVKVGEVIVFEGNVMANDGRKQTVSVVGKVADKEVFSGEFKTVILEKHILC
- a CDS encoding cupin domain-containing protein, translated to MLKNLFESLPSISSKDEDFITLLENKSIKIERIVSSGQSSEDDFWYEQTQNEWVIVLEGDAILSFEDGDLIMKKGDFINIPAYKKHRVKSTKKNSHTIWLAIFYN
- a CDS encoding VF530 family DNA-binding protein codes for the protein MSNQNSNNPLHGITLEMILKELQSSFGWEKLAQKLNVNCFKKDPSINSCLKFFRKTPWAREKLEKIYVEHIKK
- a CDS encoding ABC-F family ATP-binding cassette domain-containing protein, coding for MIELINLTKSFADNLLFSDINLRMNYGNKIGLVGRNGSGKSTLFKLILGEEQADSGEIVIPKGYKIGALKQYLHFSEKTLVDETALALSEDDKYNIYKVEKILFGLGFSHEDLQKDPLSFSGGYQIRINLAKLLLTEPNMLLLDEPTNYLDIVSLRWLKEFLKAFEGEVILITHDRDFMDSVTTHTMGIIRKDLFFIKGDTHKFYEQLASNEEHYEKQKIAQEKKIKELEDFISRNKARASTAALAQSKVKQLEKMDILEDLGYDSSLKFDFKYKETPAKVLLDVKDVSFGYTPDNVLFSNISFTLQKGETLGIIGKNGKGKSTLLNVIAGELKPLSGEVEYNGSTVFGHFGQTNISHLDPKNTIIDEIYSVNPKLGEAMVRNICGLMMFSGDNAKKKISLLSGGEKSRVMLGKILAKEVNLLFLDEPTNHLDMDSIEALTKAIQSFEGSSIIVTHSEELLRATCDRLIVFSSVGATYFDGTYDEFLEKIGWEDEAVESKPKKPKVNKAELKKLRAALVLEKSKALSPIKKEIENIESQIVKLEDMMESTKSALVEATNKIDNTKVLELSRTITKYEKEIEEKFEVLSGIQYKLDELTLEYDNKLQELN
- a CDS encoding Do family serine endopeptidase; translated protein: MMKLFLALVTALFLSTHLSALKIEDASKDFTREIPKQNVVVSYYDSIKDAKKAVVNISTQKTVKQADIRQMPFFNDPFFREFFRGFGDVVPQDRVQRSLGSGVIISSDGYIVTNSHVVDGADEITITLAGDSTTEHKAKLIGNDPKSDVAVIKIEQKNLPFIKFADSNNVLEGDVVFAIGNPFGVGETVTSGIVSALNKSGFGINAYENYIQTDASINPGNSGGALVDSRGALVGINTAIISRSGGNVGIGFAIPSNMAKTIALALVTDGVVKRGYLGVSIGDVTADLKEFYQNKSGALVMDIQKDSPAQKAGLKRGDLIIEIDSKPVSDASDLRNRIGMMVPNTNISIKYIRDKKTLITNATLTKLDDDKVASVSGERNLFNGLKVKEADGSVVVIEVEPNSKAAQKGFRINDMIIQIENMPISSFKDLNKALETYKGKKRVYIQRNNTIMMVVCE
- the tilS gene encoding tRNA lysidine(34) synthetase TilS, with protein sequence MKHLLAFSAGVDSTALFFMLLEEGVEFDIAIVDYGIREQSKDEVAYAKELASQYNKKVFVKEVQLDSSNFEASARKVRYDFFEELIKLHGYTTLITAHQLNDQLEWFLMQLSKGAGLKELIGLHKITKRDGYEIHRPILDYTKDELLKYLHQRDIKYFVDSSNIDTKYKRNYFRSKFANELISEFSNGIKKSFEYLRADLKVIYDEEKIEEYRLQELVLFRYDGDFNMALRIIDNELKKRKIILSSLQKKEILKQKEIIIKNLFSITLQDNLIWICPKNDMILDKKFKELCRVNKIPKNTRAYLKYLGVNNETILSIGNGTLFKHTSKCIKN
- the rimO gene encoding 30S ribosomal protein S12 methylthiotransferase RimO, which codes for MKSKKLHLVSLGCTKNLIDSEVMLGRLKDYEIIDDASAADLIIVNTCGFIESAKEESLNTIFNLHDQRKDSSVLVMAGCLSQRYKDELSNELQEVDIFTGVGDYDVIDELVEQKRSQFSPKVFLANDEVQRVVTNSNYHAYIKLSEGCNQSCAFCAIPLFKGKLYSRTLESVRKELTSLVNQGFYDFSFVSQDSSSYLRDHGINDGLEQLIDLIDSIEGIKSARILYLYPSTTTKKLIKKIANSKVVHNYFDMPLQHISQNMLKVMKRGKGSDKIKELLDEMKKVPNAFIRSTFIVGHPGESEEDFEELKNFVKEFKFDRANVFSYSDEEGTSAIKSKQKIDAKIIDKRAKELGKIIAKSTKESLKKEVGKVVDVVVDGISDEHEFLLSAKELLWAPEIDGEILINDKDIDEEIVYGKIYQAKITEMVGDKLLGTILKG
- the panC gene encoding pantoate--beta-alanine ligase, with amino-acid sequence MKIVKTVDELREVLKQYKNNSIGFVPTMGALHDGHISLIKRSRDENDVVVVSIFVNPTQFLAGEDLDKYPRRDEVDKKICQLAKVDVLFMPNINDMYGDDEVKMLAPSVKGYILEGFIRPGHFDGVLRIVCKLFNLVKPTNAYFGKKDAQQLVLIQQMVKDLFMDINVVPCELVRDSDGLALSSRNVYLTPEQRQQALAISKSLKSAAKKVGMGEFDVKVLKTFMSDILCELDVEYIAFVNREFNEIEKIEVKNSIILVAARVGVTRLIDNIWI